From a region of the Etheostoma cragini isolate CJK2018 chromosome 22, CSU_Ecrag_1.0, whole genome shotgun sequence genome:
- the LOC117937632 gene encoding pyruvate dehydrogenase E1 component subunit alpha, somatic form, mitochondrial-like isoform X3 has protein sequence MKNMLTIISNALRRITGRNVGAQTVSEGTRVVVSRSFADFTSQATFDIKKCDVHRLEEGPPLKAELTREQGLQYYRVMQTVRRMELKADQLYKQKIIRGFCHLYDGQEACAVGIEAAINPSDHLITAYRAHGYTYTRGIAVKEILAELTGRRGGVAKGKGGSMHMYAPRFYGGNGIVGAQVPLGAGIALACQYQGNNQVCVALYGDGAANQGQLFESFNMAALWKLPCIFTCENNQYGMGTSVERASASTDYYKRGDFIPGIRVDGMDVLCVREAFKFAAEHCRSGKVS, from the exons GGTACCAGAGTCGTGGTTTCCCGCTCCTTCGCTGACTTCACATCTCAGGCGACCTTTGACATCAAG AAATGCGACGTGCACCGTCTAGAGGAGGGTCCCCCGCTGAAGGCGGAGCTGACCCGGGAGCAGGGGCTGCAGTATTACCGCGTCATGCAGACCGTGAGGCGCATGGAGCTGAAAGCTGATCAGCTCTACAAACAGAAGATCATCAGAGGCTTCTGTCACCTGTATGACGGACAG gaAGCGTGTGCCGTGGGCATCGAGGCGGCCATCAACCCCTCGGATCACCTGATCACCGCCTACCGCGCCCACGGGTACACGTACACCCGCGGCATCGCCGTCAAAGAGATCCTGGCCGAGCTCACAG GGCGTAGAGGGGGCGTGGCCAAAGGAAAGGGAGGCTCGATGCACATGTACGCTCCGCGTTTCTACGGCGGCAACGGCATCGTGGGGGCACAG GTTCCTTTAGGAGCCGGCATCGCCCTGGCCTGCCAGTACCAAGGCAACAACCAGGTGTGTGTTGCCCTCTACGGAGACGGGGCAGCCAATCAG GGTCAGCTGTTTGAGTCGTTCAACATGGCCGCCCTGTGGAAGCTGCCGTGCATCTTCACCTGCGAGAACAACCAGTACGGCATGGGGACGTCGGTGGAGAGGGCGTCTGCCAGCACCGACTACTACAAGAGAGGAGACTTCATCCCAGGAATcaga GTGGACGGGATGGACGTCCTGTGTGTCCGCGAGGCGTTCAAGTTCGCTGCTGAACACTGCAGATCTGGAAAGGTGAGCTGA
- the LOC117937632 gene encoding pyruvate dehydrogenase E1 component subunit alpha, somatic form, mitochondrial-like isoform X4 — protein sequence MKNMLTIISNALRRITGRNVGTRVVVSRSFADFTSQATFDIKKCDVHRLEEGPPLKAELTREQGLQYYRVMQTVRRMELKADQLYKQKIIRGFCHLYDGQEACAVGIEAAINPSDHLITAYRAHGYTYTRGIAVKEILAELTGRRGGVAKGKGGSMHMYAPRFYGGNGIVGAQVPLGAGIALACQYQGNNQVCVALYGDGAANQGQLFESFNMAALWKLPCIFTCENNQYGMGTSVERASASTDYYKRGDFIPGIRVDGMDVLCVREAFKFAAEHCRSGKVS from the exons GGTACCAGAGTCGTGGTTTCCCGCTCCTTCGCTGACTTCACATCTCAGGCGACCTTTGACATCAAG AAATGCGACGTGCACCGTCTAGAGGAGGGTCCCCCGCTGAAGGCGGAGCTGACCCGGGAGCAGGGGCTGCAGTATTACCGCGTCATGCAGACCGTGAGGCGCATGGAGCTGAAAGCTGATCAGCTCTACAAACAGAAGATCATCAGAGGCTTCTGTCACCTGTATGACGGACAG gaAGCGTGTGCCGTGGGCATCGAGGCGGCCATCAACCCCTCGGATCACCTGATCACCGCCTACCGCGCCCACGGGTACACGTACACCCGCGGCATCGCCGTCAAAGAGATCCTGGCCGAGCTCACAG GGCGTAGAGGGGGCGTGGCCAAAGGAAAGGGAGGCTCGATGCACATGTACGCTCCGCGTTTCTACGGCGGCAACGGCATCGTGGGGGCACAG GTTCCTTTAGGAGCCGGCATCGCCCTGGCCTGCCAGTACCAAGGCAACAACCAGGTGTGTGTTGCCCTCTACGGAGACGGGGCAGCCAATCAG GGTCAGCTGTTTGAGTCGTTCAACATGGCCGCCCTGTGGAAGCTGCCGTGCATCTTCACCTGCGAGAACAACCAGTACGGCATGGGGACGTCGGTGGAGAGGGCGTCTGCCAGCACCGACTACTACAAGAGAGGAGACTTCATCCCAGGAATcaga GTGGACGGGATGGACGTCCTGTGTGTCCGCGAGGCGTTCAAGTTCGCTGCTGAACACTGCAGATCTGGAAAGGTGAGCTGA